One Corynebacterium tuberculostearicum DNA window includes the following coding sequences:
- the purE gene encoding 5-(carboxyamino)imidazole ribonucleotide mutase: MQPHVGIIMGSDSDWPTVEPAAQVLADFGIPFEVGVVSAHRTPEKMLAYAKEAHTRGLKAIIACAGGAAHLPGMVAAATPLPVIGIPRALKDLDGLDSLLSIVQMPSGVPVATVSIGGAKNAGLLAARILGAGDPVIQDKLVHYQKQMAEEVEQKDKNLRDKLLGE, encoded by the coding sequence ATGCAACCGCACGTAGGCATCATCATGGGCTCCGATTCCGATTGGCCCACCGTTGAACCCGCCGCTCAGGTCCTCGCGGACTTCGGCATCCCCTTCGAGGTCGGCGTGGTCAGCGCCCACCGCACCCCGGAAAAGATGCTGGCCTATGCCAAGGAAGCACACACCCGCGGGTTGAAGGCGATTATCGCCTGCGCCGGCGGTGCCGCGCACCTTCCCGGCATGGTCGCCGCGGCCACGCCGCTGCCGGTCATCGGTATCCCCCGCGCACTGAAGGATCTCGATGGTCTCGATTCCCTCCTATCCATCGTGCAGATGCCCAGTGGTGTGCCGGTAGCCACCGTCTCCATCGGCGGTGCAAAAAACGCAGGCCTGCTTGCTGCGCGCATCCTCGGCGCTGGCGATCCCGTCATCCAAGACAAGTTGGTGCACTACCAAAAGCAGATGGCCGAAGAGGTCGAGCAGAAGGATAAGAACCTGCGCGACAAGCTGCTGGGAGAGTAG
- a CDS encoding 5-(carboxyamino)imidazole ribonucleotide synthase — protein MMQPAAAELDIHLRILASKPDSSAAQVTPDVVLGDYTSLEELRGVAEGADAITFEHEHVPNEHSAALIDAGFNVQPQPTALIYAQDKLKMREKLAALGAPVPRFAAIDSVADARAFFDAVDGRVCLKARRGGYDGKGVWFPTADNCFELVSELLEAGTPLMAEEKVELTRELSILVARRPSGEAKVWPITQSRQENGICAEAIAPAPGLTPELSQRASELGLTIAESLGVTGVLAVELFAFDGPEGEDISVNELAMRPHNTGHWTQDGCVTSQFEQHLRAVLDLPLGAVDALAPVTVMANVLGADEDPAMPMPERVREVMQRYPQAKIHLYGKGHRPGRKIGHVNVTGDSTEETLSIARQAAHFLVHADWA, from the coding sequence ATGATGCAGCCGGCCGCCGCGGAACTCGATATTCACCTGCGGATTCTGGCTAGCAAGCCGGATTCCTCCGCCGCGCAGGTCACCCCGGACGTGGTGCTGGGGGATTACACCTCCTTGGAGGAGCTGCGTGGCGTGGCAGAGGGCGCGGATGCCATTACCTTCGAGCATGAGCATGTGCCCAACGAGCACTCCGCCGCGCTTATCGACGCCGGATTTAACGTCCAGCCCCAGCCCACCGCCCTCATCTATGCGCAGGACAAGCTCAAGATGCGCGAAAAGCTCGCCGCGCTGGGCGCTCCCGTGCCGCGCTTTGCCGCCATCGACTCGGTGGCCGATGCCCGCGCCTTTTTCGACGCCGTCGATGGCCGCGTGTGCCTCAAGGCCCGCCGCGGTGGTTATGACGGCAAGGGCGTATGGTTCCCCACCGCCGATAATTGCTTTGAGCTGGTCTCCGAGCTGCTTGAGGCCGGAACCCCGCTGATGGCAGAGGAAAAGGTGGAACTTACCCGCGAGCTTTCCATCTTGGTCGCCCGCCGTCCTTCCGGCGAGGCCAAGGTGTGGCCGATTACCCAATCCCGTCAGGAAAACGGCATCTGCGCCGAGGCCATTGCCCCCGCCCCCGGCCTTACACCGGAACTTTCCCAGCGCGCTTCCGAGTTGGGTCTGACCATCGCCGAGTCCCTCGGCGTGACCGGCGTGCTGGCCGTCGAACTCTTTGCCTTCGACGGCCCTGAGGGCGAGGATATCTCCGTCAACGAACTGGCCATGCGCCCGCATAACACCGGCCACTGGACCCAGGATGGCTGCGTGACCTCCCAATTTGAGCAGCACCTGCGCGCCGTGCTCGACCTCCCCTTGGGCGCAGTCGACGCGCTTGCACCCGTCACCGTGATGGCCAATGTCTTGGGCGCCGACGAAGATCCCGCCATGCCCATGCCGGAGCGTGTCCGTGAAGTAATGCAGCGCTACCCGCAGGCCAAGATTCACCTCTATGGGAAGGGCCACCGCCCTGGCCGCAAGATTGGCCACGTCAACGTCACCGGCGACTCCACCGAGGAAACCCTTTCCATTGCCCGCCAGGCCGCGCACTTCCTCGTGCACGCCGACTGGGCATAA
- the budA gene encoding acetolactate decarboxylase, with amino-acid sequence MFTRHTIFQNSLMTALLDGIYDGEMTISELLGKGNFGLGTFDGLDGEMIILDGTCYQLRGDGSAQIADLDQRTPYAVATNFVPRITADAPAGLRRDQLSAFIDKLEPSANYMYAVRIVGTFKEVTTRTVVKQEKPYPPMSEAVGGDKELHFKDVEGVIGGFRTPVYEKGISVPGCHVHFIDAARTSGGHVLDYVVDKATVELCPASDLELRLPLTQEFSRANLSPEDLDSQLHTTEVKTKGDH; translated from the coding sequence ATGTTCACTCGTCATACCATCTTCCAAAATTCCCTCATGACCGCTTTGCTGGACGGCATTTATGACGGCGAAATGACCATTTCGGAACTGCTTGGTAAGGGCAATTTTGGCCTCGGCACCTTTGATGGCCTCGACGGAGAGATGATCATTTTGGACGGCACCTGCTACCAGCTGCGCGGCGATGGCTCCGCGCAGATTGCAGACCTAGACCAGCGCACGCCCTACGCGGTGGCCACGAACTTTGTCCCGCGCATTACTGCCGACGCCCCCGCGGGCCTGCGCCGCGATCAGCTTTCCGCGTTCATCGATAAGCTCGAGCCTTCCGCCAACTACATGTACGCGGTGCGCATCGTGGGCACGTTCAAGGAGGTGACCACCCGCACGGTGGTCAAACAAGAAAAGCCCTACCCGCCAATGTCTGAGGCCGTGGGCGGCGATAAGGAGCTGCACTTTAAGGACGTCGAGGGTGTCATCGGCGGCTTCCGCACCCCCGTCTATGAAAAGGGAATCTCGGTACCGGGCTGCCACGTGCACTTTATCGACGCCGCCCGTACCTCCGGTGGCCACGTGCTGGACTACGTAGTGGATAAGGCAACGGTTGAGCTCTGCCCCGCCTCCGACCTAGAGCTGCGCCTGCCGCTGACACAAGAATTTAGCCGAGCTAACCTCTCCCCCGAGGATCTAGATAGCCAACTTCACACCACCGAGGTTAAAACCAAGGGCGATCATTAA